The genomic DNA TTTCTTgattgtttgttcatttttgtgTTGATTGAGTGTCTTGTTGGCAGCAATGGTTTTGTAAATAGGGCTTGTTTTGTTGAGTAGTCTTTTTCCATATTTAgggaatttgtttcatttgaaagtGCCTCGTTCATTCCTGTTTTATCTGGAACGTTTGAATGACGCTCTGGTTTAGTTAGTTGCTGATACATTCTTGTCTTAGTTGAATTTGTTGTATGCAACACTGGTTTCTTAGTCGGGGTATGTGTTGTTGCATTGGTTACTTGCTCATTCATTCTCGTTTTAGATGGAGCTGTGGAGCGGAGTACGGTTTCCGTCAACGACGTGGGTTTCTTTGAGTAGCCTTGTGGTTCTGTTAGAGAGTTCGTTTGGTGCTCGGTTTGTACTGCGTTAAACGATGTTGTTGTCGGAAGCAGTGGTTTGGGGGATCGAACAATTTTTGTTTGGAATCCCTTCAGCGCTATGAGAGAGTTTGTATCTGTGAGGTTCTTGTTCTTTACAGTTGGTCCCTTTTTCAAAGTGGTTCTCCTCGCTGTGGCTTTCGTAGATCCTAGGAAACACTTTACCTTGTCACTGGCTCGCGGGAAATATTCACAGGTCACATAACTGGACCACGTGTCCTTCAAACTACTCAGAGAACAGTCATCCATTACACTCTTACAAAGGGACCGACACGGTGGAGCCGGGGCCTTGGGCAGAGGACAAGGAGGAAAGTACAAATGGCACAAAAATGGAATGACATGGGAAGAACACTCGGGCTTTAGCTTTGAAAGAAGCACAGACAGCTCGTTTGATGCCTTGGAAGATGTCTTGTGTTTGAGTAAATTCGGAAATTTGCTAAAACTGTAGCCAAGGCTTTTACAATCTTCCAGTGGCAGTGGTTCGCAATTTGGTTTTCCTGAGTCTTCCTTTGAAACCGCTATTTTCCTCGCCATGACGATCGAGGTAATTTCTGGCTGTGAAGTAGTTAAAGCGGTGGTGGTGGGTCGAACGGTGGTTTCTGATGAACACGAAAAAACATATcagttaaatgaaaaataaagaaatgctAGGCTACTTTTTACGTACCAGTGAGTTTCGAAGGGCATTCAAGAATGACATGTTTCAGACGCCAAACTGTTGTTTTTTGCTTAGGTAAAAGATCCTCGTCATTTTTATCTCTTAAAACGTTCGGTGTCAGCCTGGGGGTAATAAAAGCCGATCCTGATCCGAACATCAACCAAAATTCTTGGTCGGGTTACGTAGAAAAAAGGGCATCGCAGTTTGATCAAAATACTGACCTGTTCTTAATATCCTCAGAcgctggttttttttatttgcttaatTTATTTGCTCTTATTTCGGCTCTAAAAATGCTCGACTTTCGGGCGACCAAGTCCAGATCGTCTTGACGAACTGGGCTTGGAAATGTTGTGTAAATTTGTTTATCGAGTGGAAGTGCGCTTTGCCGGCTACTACTGAAGACATTTCACAGACAGTCCACTTTAAACTTAAACGACACGGAACATGGTTAAAATATGAATTGTCCGAAAGCAACCAGCTGGCTATGGACAAACGGCGAAATAGAGTAGAACTAGGGGTCACTAGAGTAAGACAGAAAATAATGAGagcaaaatcattttctttgccctAACCATTGGAAAACACTTTTTTCTGAGGGAAGTTTCAAAACCGTTTTTTTGGTCGATGTTCCGACTCCAATCGACACTCCCTCACTCTACGGTCAATTTAGAAATTGGTCAGTCGATTAAGAATAAGACGCGGAGAGCATTTATGGACGCATTGAGTATAAATCAGGGAATAAACAGAAATACTGGACATGATACAACGGACCAAGAGTCAGGTAAAACAACAGCTAGATGTCATGCTGATCAGTACGAAGAATCAAAAATGATACCGCCTAATTTGAGCGCAATAGGTTGAAAACGCATTTGTACTTTCTAATGCTGAACATAGAATCAATGACCTAATCAACGGTTATATACCTTACAAGTCCAtgctatttaataataataatagtggagcgcacgcgcggagcaccatgggtaaagaaatgtggtaacccatctgtgcgagaaaatgtACGACGGCGCCtatgtccacccctccatgtatgccattgtgaaactctgtggtgcaacccgggttttttggcgggaacatCTTTGAAGATCGTACCTTGGCAGAATTACAAGAATTTGGAATACCCTACCACAGGACCTTAGGCTCAACACAGTTGATCTCAGTGCTTTCAAGTGCAAACTTAAAAATGGTACTgcgaccaaaaaacaattcttctttttctttggatttcaaaactatgttaacttaacactaagtgacccatggcaagttttaagttctgattttaaaaagacacctgtttattttaactggaattttgttatttattggtccgccattagtaactttaaaatcttgagagagctgggtcgaggagaaaatgacgtcaaagactcactggtgTAAGATTGCAATACGTGTGCACGCGGCTGAATTAGAaaaatatgcagcacgggagtttcgggctttccgacttttaaactcgtgttttgcatatatagtaAGTTgagtttacacgctgaaattttaagctagtgagtaaatgacgtcatttttcgCTAGATCCAaacctctgaggtccaatcggtcagttttgaacgagagtaatggcggaccgtgaaatccaaaccttacactcaaaataaacagcctttggataaaaatcaaagctcaaaattttaccagtcaggtgttaagcgaacacgctttcaagctctgaagaaaaaaagaaaatgattttttgatcatagtagcactttaaacttTATTATAACCAGGCTCTCTCGTTTTTTGACCCGCAAAATCCACGGACAGAGCGTTCCATCTGCCCCCCGTGCAACATAGCCCGAGGCCTTGCCGCGCCTATCACTCGCTGTTTCTAGTTTATAATTTAGTATATATTTAACTATTGTATGTGCATTTTCTTATTAGTTTACATTGtcaaaggggccacagtaattgccgcaagctgttgtggcgctctgtcagcttgactggcaaagttcaataaataaataaataaatattgattgattgatattAGACATTCgtgttatggttaattgacacctgtcaaaaaatttaaagctcatcgaggtcagctatCTCTTTttagttgaccactgaccaggtactggtttaaGATTGAATCGGCGcggcaggctcaagccaggttaacttgtTGTAAAAATAGATAACAGTACGAGAGCTCTTCTTTTAGGcgtggctaaatctatatattaattatgatgatgatgatgatgataatggtaATGTATTTTATATATGAAAGAAGTGTCAAATTTCTTTATGCGAGCAGGAACAAATACAAAATGTCTACTCACTTTTGACAACACATTCGCCAGAGGAAGCAATGCGATGTTCTTTCGTCTTGTTAAATCGATTGTTCACAGTCCAGCGAGACACGCATCCCTTGAGTCCTCTTCCTAATACAATCTTGTCTGCACTCGAAAATGGCACTGCTAAACGTGACACGTAGAATCTCGCGAGGGGCGACCGATCCACGTAGTAGAAAAGAACACCACGAAGTATACTCAATGCCAAAACGTGCCTCTTTCCGTCACAGAAGCTGCCTTTGTTTGGCATAGCAAAATCTAACTGTCCTCTGCCACGAAGGGTATTGAATGAAAAACGAATAGGACCAACTTCGAGGAGCTTAATTCGCAAAAAATCTTTGGTATCCCTGCTGGTTACCTCTGCAAGTTCCCCTATGCACTGTGATGCACTGAACCTCAAGAAAATGTCGAAACCTTGCACTGTTTTATAAACTGGAAATCGCTCGGTTTTCTTGTTTCCCACATTATGAAAAACACCCTTCATTTCTGAAAGAAATCACCATGGTTAAAACACAGctattctcgttcccagagcccaaAGGGCCTGGCCCAAATAGAACCAGAAGAGACAGACAGTGACAAACATAAAAACGGGCGCAGACGATCGAAAGAACCAATGAAGATGTACGCACTTAAGGGTAGAAAAAGCATGAGCAAGCGCCGACATCGCAGTTGAGTTAACTTTAACGTGAATTGACTGAAGAAAGTGACGCAACATTTTTAGTCAGTCACAAGGCGCACCAAGGCTTTACGGCAAGAGCAAAAACAGTCATTTTCGACACCCATTTAAAACCGTATAGAAAAATTGCATAATTTCTTCCCAGAAATATCGTCATACAATTGTAAGATGCACATCATGTAATACTGCGAGTACATTTCTCAGTTCCTGACTTTGTATTCGACAAGTGTGAGCTACATTGAACTAAAAAGCTCTTGAGAAATGAAACCTTACGGTTTCTGTGAAAGGTTTCAACTTCTGATCCATATCATAAGCGAGATTACCCATTACTTGCCTTGAGAGCTTTTAACAATCCAGCAGATGGATAATAGTCCAAGCCACAGAACCGATGTTCCTCGTAAAGATCCTGTGTTATAAAAATACGAGATTTAAGGAATGGCTGGATTTATACTTGAGACGGATCCTCCGTCTCGGGAGATCTTGGGCAAAGAATGGTGGTCCGTCTGATAGTTTGTCTCAGTATATAAATACGGAGAAACAGACGGATCATCCGTCACGACGGACTAATTTCGTCTTGACAGACGATCTTCCGTGGATAATTAGTCTGGAAGGATGATCCGTCTTTTTGCCTTTATTTATACACAGACGAACTATCGTTCTTTGCTCAAGATCGTTCCAGACGGATAACCCGTCTCGGGTATTTATACTAGGCAGATGATTCATCTTGATGGATTATCCGTCTGGATCTGCCTCTAGCATAAATTTACCCAATGTTTCCCGCTGGTTGTGACAACGATTTTGCAAGTCACCTGAAATGCGCTTTAGAACGATGTCAGGATCCCAGTTTTGGAGCGAACATCAGCCCTATATTCCAGTCACGGCGTTTTCatagaccgatttatttttagattgaattttccACGAATGAGACTCCAGTGGAAGCCCGATGATCATTCATAAGAAACTGACTTGGCGTCATTGCGTCAATGGACTGGAACGGCCTTTTTTCCCGAGGgcaaaggtagtctaaaaatagatctgtctgtaaaaatgccgtgatataggcttagtatggaagttgttcgctcctagtcatgggttcTTGACGATGAATGCTAAGGGTCATTTCTATACTTGTTTCCAACATGAGTAAAGATTTGAAAATTAGATTCCTCATAGCTACCATCGAATCAATCTTACTTTAGGGGTACGAGGGTTGGGCTCTGTCAAAAGCACAAGAAAAGTCGTTGGATGGAACATACACTAGGATGCTGCGTAAAGCCTTAAACATCCACTGGAGCAGTCATATACCAAACCAACAACTGAACGGAGAACTACCAGCAGTCAGCAACAAAATCGCCTCCCGTAGACTACAAATAGCGGGACACTGTTATCGCCATCCAGAGCTAAGCACCCAGAAATTAGTCCTTTGGGAGCCCACAAATGGTCATCGCGGGAGAGGAAGACCGAAAACTACCTATATTGACATTCTTAAGAGGGATACTGGGGCATTCGAAGCAAGTGAGATTGCTGCACTGATGGCTAATAAGAGGCTCTGGAATGAACTAGTGGTTGCCCGCCTTCGGGCGACCAGGTgcgtgagtgagtgagtgagagaGAGTACAGTTATAATGTCCACTTATAGTGGGCGGATGACCACAACGTCTCAGATAGGTCCGGAACGCAATGCCGCATGTTATTTCCCGCAAAAATTCTACCAATTGCCGTTCTAAAAGTAGATAATAAAGATTAAGGCAGCGTTTATACTAATGCGGTTTCACATTGACACGGTTTGGACGTGTTTACAGGGAACCGTTTTCGCCATAAAATCTAAGTCATGATGTTACAAGAGAGCGCTGCAATATCTGCTAAATGCACCATTTTGAATCCAACAATgaaaatttcgcgccaaaatagtaaccgtattcaaatcgatacGGTTtcgccgtttacacgacagatgaaaccgtatcgttttgaaaacgctccacttttggcagcgttttTAAATCGACCCGGTTTCGGGTaacagtctcgatcggtgtTGTGTAAACAGAAGGTGTAGCCGCAtagaaaacgatgcggtttcaaATGAAACCGCGTTTGTGTAAACACTGCCTTAGCATCGCATCCACGGAAGGCGAAATAGAAACGACAGTCTGCTGCtcgtcataaaagcatgaaaaaatTTCTTATTCTAACTTGCTTTCATGTTTTGAAAAGCGCACTTTTCCCTTACATACACCGCATTCGCAAGTTTAGCCTCATGAGGGTTTCTCTGTTTACAACAAACTATTGCCGGCTCTAAAAAACCGAGCTGTGTGGGTTGGTTAgctaagttaatgatgcacCAGGGCGTTGGGCGAAAGGAAACTCACTtacaggatcttaaaataaataaataaatgccaAAAGTGGAAGAAACGAgtttgatatgagctcatttcttgcctgttagcTTCAGGTGTCAAGTAACTCTTGACATTACGTGATTTGCCGCAGTGTTTTGGGAACAATGTAGTAAAGACATACATTTGAACTGCGCGAATGAAACAAGTTTAATAGTTTTGAGATCCATGATCGCAGTTATGAGTGGCTACTttagcagaaacgaaaggaaagcttCGAAATTCAGGCTTCAGTCGAGTTGAAGCCTGAAGTTTAGggctttccttttgttactgCTAAAGTAGCCACTCATAACTGCGATTATGGATCTTGCCAAAAATTACGAGCCACTTTTTTGATTTTGTCTCATATTTTTTCTGTTGGCTAAGATACTGAGAAACCTCTCAAAGAGAACAAGATAATTTTCGAGCATTTTTTCCTTAAGATTTTGACGTTTTTCCTCGTTTACCGCAAACGTGTAAAGTCACGTGATTCAGATCTTGATTCAACGGTAAGGTCTTCATCTAGCGGTAAGTGAATAATGGCAGAGTTTTTCGCTAGTTTTAAACCTTTAATAAAGCCACGATTTGACATGaaatttgaattattttctGTCACTGGAGATCAATGAATTCCATTTGATTTCACTAGAAATAACTAGACTAAGTGATGCAAGCGAAAACTCGGCGCAAATATCCATCTGTTTTGAGGTTAATTCAGCGACGCCCAGAGAATGAACGTAGGGTTCTAAATCATCCATCAGAGTTTCTTTTATGACTGTTCAGTGCCGCATCACAAATTACTTTAATCACGTAGGTAATATACTCCGCCGGATGCTTCACGCTGTTTTACAGCGTTTCCGATTTCCTTGGCAATAAACTCATTAGTTTCCCATTATTTTTGTTTAAGTCTTTGTGTGATTTATGGCGTCGTTGACAAATT from Montipora capricornis isolate CH-2021 chromosome 2, ASM3666992v2, whole genome shotgun sequence includes the following:
- the LOC138039221 gene encoding uncharacterized protein; this encodes MGSLRGTSVLWLGLLSICWIVKSSQEMKGVFHNVGNKKTERFPVYKTVQGFDIFLRFSASQCIGELAEVTSRDTKDFLRIKLLEVGPIRFSFNTLRGRGQLDFAMPNKGSFCDGKRHVLALSILRGVLFYYVDRSPLARFYVSRLAVPFSSADKIVLGRGLKGCVSRWTVNNRFNKTKEHRIASSGECVVKKTTVRPTTTALTTSQPEITSIVMARKIAVSKEDSGKPNCEPLPLEDCKSLGYSFSKFPNLLKHKTSSKASNELSVLLSKLKPECSSHVIPFLCHLYFPPCPLPKAPAPPCRSLCKSVMDDCSLSSLKDTWSSYVTCEYFPRASDKVKCFLGSTKATARRTTLKKGPTVKNKNLTDTNSLIALKGFQTKIVRSPKPLLPTTTSFNAVQTEHQTNSLTEPQGYSKKPTSLTETVLRSTAPSKTRMNEQVTNATTHTPTKKPVLHTTNSTKTRMYQQLTKPERHSNVPDKTGMNEALSNETNSLNMEKDYSTKQALFTKPLLPTRHSINTKMNKQSRNATVLLKQTKADKAEHDPSSKPMDFPKALTKGTRMSEKPQNQTLNGNATMTSFHPSNVTTYPMSSSETGSCGGVLGSPEGHLTSPGYPEEYPSNTRCRWVISLSNDYNLIRITIQRMYLEEDRNCVYDYIAIYDILDNQVGERYCGSMTSPIHKYVKGNVAVVVFRSDSTNSKKGFSLSYEASKSISSLDIDT